The following coding sequences are from one Paenibacillus sp. JDR-2 window:
- the cobA gene encoding uroporphyrinogen-III C-methyltransferase, giving the protein MRAAATGKVYIVGAGPGDPELITVKAMRRIGLADVILYDRLVNEELLAYARPNAELVYCGKAPNAHAMPQEEINAALVSYAKQGKTVVRLKGGDPFVFGRGGEEALELAEHGIEWEIVPGVTSAIGAAASAAIPLTHRGKAASFACVTGNRCHGDQEPVRWDLLAHSVDTLAIYMGVSQLAVIREELLKHGKAAATPVAIIERGTTSKQRVITGTLADIHKLAVSFKVVNPALIIVGEVVRVREQLLLAEQQAEAWVM; this is encoded by the coding sequence ATGCGGGCGGCGGCAACGGGGAAGGTATACATTGTTGGAGCGGGCCCCGGTGACCCGGAGCTGATCACGGTGAAGGCGATGCGGCGAATCGGGCTGGCGGATGTGATCCTGTACGACCGACTCGTGAACGAAGAGCTGCTCGCATACGCCCGCCCGAATGCGGAGCTGGTGTACTGCGGCAAAGCGCCTAATGCACATGCGATGCCGCAGGAGGAAATTAATGCAGCGCTTGTTTCTTACGCCAAGCAAGGGAAGACGGTCGTCCGCCTGAAAGGGGGCGACCCCTTCGTCTTCGGGCGCGGCGGCGAGGAGGCGCTGGAGCTGGCGGAGCACGGCATCGAGTGGGAGATCGTGCCGGGCGTCACGTCTGCCATAGGGGCTGCGGCCTCGGCGGCAATTCCGCTGACGCATCGCGGGAAGGCAGCGTCCTTTGCCTGCGTGACCGGCAATCGCTGCCACGGCGACCAGGAGCCTGTGCGCTGGGATTTGCTTGCGCATAGCGTGGATACGCTGGCTATCTACATGGGCGTCAGCCAGCTCGCCGTCATCCGCGAGGAGCTGCTGAAGCACGGCAAGGCAGCAGCTACGCCGGTTGCGATTATTGAGCGCGGCACAACAAGCAAGCAGCGCGTTATTACGGGAACGCTTGCCGACATTCATAAGCTGGCGGTATCTTTTAAAGTGGTCAACCCGGCGCTGATCATTGTGGGCGAAGTGGTCAGGGTTCGCGAGCAGCTCCTGCTGGCAGAGCAGCAGGCGGAAGCCTGGGTCAT
- a CDS encoding formate/nitrite transporter family protein, with protein sequence MDYVKPAEVLESMVEAGTAKAEMSASQMLMRGFLGGGILAFATTLAYTATTQTSLALTGAIIFPIGFVIIVLLGLELVTGSFALIPLSVFKRKTSLSRMMVNYGLVIIGHLIGCAVYAALYGMAITKMGTDMSNPLAQMLIQVSETKTLGYQKMGFDGIILVFIKAILCNWMVTLGVVMAMTSKSTLGKIVAMWLPILMFFEQGFEHAVVNMFVIPAGMMLGADVSVADWWLWNQIPVLLGNFVGGALFTGFMFYWSHNKKAKDYESSSSSAKSGLPAKPALAAEKSGL encoded by the coding sequence ATGGACTACGTGAAACCGGCTGAAGTACTGGAATCGATGGTAGAAGCAGGGACGGCGAAAGCGGAGATGAGCGCCTCGCAAATGCTGATGAGAGGATTTCTAGGAGGCGGCATCCTGGCTTTTGCAACAACACTCGCCTATACGGCAACAACGCAAACGTCACTTGCTCTAACCGGAGCTATTATTTTCCCGATCGGCTTTGTGATCATCGTTCTTCTGGGACTCGAGCTTGTGACAGGCAGCTTTGCGCTTATTCCTCTATCGGTTTTCAAACGGAAAACCTCCCTATCCCGCATGATGGTCAATTACGGGCTTGTCATTATCGGTCACTTGATCGGCTGTGCGGTATATGCGGCTTTATATGGCATGGCGATTACGAAGATGGGGACGGATATGTCGAATCCGCTCGCCCAAATGCTCATTCAAGTCAGTGAGACAAAGACATTGGGTTATCAAAAAATGGGCTTCGACGGCATTATTCTTGTGTTCATCAAGGCGATTCTGTGCAACTGGATGGTAACGCTTGGCGTTGTGATGGCGATGACCTCGAAATCGACCTTGGGCAAAATCGTTGCGATGTGGCTGCCGATTCTGATGTTCTTCGAGCAAGGCTTCGAGCATGCGGTCGTTAATATGTTTGTCATCCCTGCCGGCATGATGCTTGGCGCTGACGTATCGGTTGCGGACTGGTGGCTGTGGAACCAAATTCCGGTGCTGCTTGGCAACTTTGTAGGCGGTGCTTTGTTTACCGGCTTTATGTTCTACTGGTCGCATAACAAGAAGGCAAAGGACTACGAAAGCTCTTCCTCTTCCGCAAAGTCGGGTCTCCCGGCCAAACCGGCACTTGCTGCCGAGAAAAGCGGCCTGTGA